A single window of Asticcacaulis sp. AND118 DNA harbors:
- a CDS encoding ComEC/Rec2 family competence protein — protein MLPAGVWAQADQPLSPRATGELDIHHIDTGRGNTTLIVGPDGTLIMIDAGASLSAPATSSAARPDASLRPGQWAGRYARQYGDAVDIFVATHIHPDHIGDASDAMPISADGSYRLSGVSDVAGELPIRRLIDRDFPDYGDRPPPDAPFTRNYLAYLRARRTGGEAVETFEVGSNAQIGLNRSLAFPTFSVRNLAANGRVWSGQGKAVRDYLAGRPTGTPVDENVCSVALKLSYGAFSYFAGGDLIADTHDGRAPWRDIETPVARLAGRTEAAAANHHGYFDACGPAFVEALDAQVYVIQAWHATHPGQAQLQRMLGAWEGRTTADVFATDLLQANRDLNGRFVPQMKSTQGHVVIRVAADGASYRVFVLDSTQLPSPVKAVFGPYRCRTV, from the coding sequence ATGCTCCCCGCCGGTGTGTGGGCGCAAGCTGACCAGCCCCTGTCACCACGTGCGACGGGGGAACTGGACATCCACCATATCGACACCGGACGCGGTAATACGACCCTGATCGTCGGTCCGGACGGCACCCTGATCATGATCGATGCCGGGGCTTCCCTGAGCGCACCGGCGACCTCTTCGGCGGCGCGTCCCGACGCCTCGCTGCGGCCCGGTCAGTGGGCCGGACGCTATGCCCGTCAGTACGGCGATGCCGTCGATATCTTCGTCGCCACCCACATCCACCCCGACCATATCGGTGACGCCAGCGACGCCATGCCGATTTCGGCTGACGGTAGCTACCGCCTGAGCGGCGTCAGCGATGTGGCCGGAGAACTGCCCATCCGGCGGCTGATCGACCGCGACTTTCCTGACTATGGCGACCGTCCGCCGCCGGACGCGCCGTTTACGCGCAACTATCTGGCCTATCTCAGGGCCCGGCGGACCGGAGGCGAAGCCGTCGAAACGTTCGAGGTGGGGAGCAACGCTCAGATCGGCCTCAATCGCTCGCTGGCCTTTCCGACCTTTTCGGTGCGTAACCTCGCCGCCAACGGGCGGGTATGGAGCGGACAGGGCAAGGCGGTGCGGGACTATCTGGCCGGGCGTCCGACAGGCACGCCGGTCGACGAAAATGTCTGCTCGGTGGCGCTCAAGCTGAGCTATGGCGCCTTCAGCTATTTCGCGGGCGGAGACCTGATCGCCGACACGCACGACGGGCGCGCGCCGTGGCGCGACATCGAGACGCCGGTGGCGCGGCTGGCCGGACGCACCGAAGCCGCTGCCGCCAACCACCACGGCTATTTCGACGCCTGCGGTCCGGCCTTCGTCGAGGCGCTGGACGCACAGGTCTATGTCATTCAGGCGTGGCACGCCACCCATCCCGGTCAGGCGCAGCTTCAGCGCATGCTGGGCGCGTGGGAGGGCCGGACGACGGCGGACGTCTTCGCCACCGACCTGCTACAGGCCAATCGCGATCTTAACGGCCGCTTTGTGCCGCAGATGAAGAGCACGCAGGGCCATGTGGTCATCCGTGTTGCGGCGGATGGTGCGAGCTACCGCGTCTTCGTGCTCGACAGTACCCAACTGCCGTCGCCGGTGAAGGCGGTGTTCGGGCCCTATCGCTGCCGGACGGTCTGA
- a CDS encoding MFS transporter — protein sequence MSTPTPLSDRRLLIYASGNFGKNLLWGTVDMTLMFLLTDRLALPAGLAGGLIFASLVLDAVLYPWAGWLTDRLRAPLGRYGPLILSGTPLAVLAFFALFTLTGAQAPVWLIATALALFRIGYVALDLSHNALLTLISPAVNDNGRIAVARFLFSSLATLTLAAVLPRLIHPAADLTGLAAILALGAGLAILMAWASVRSWDRNTPVASRQRGGLRLLLNDRRTLLILAAGATASLFLPLFNKACLYFAAHWIGNPHLTSWLLGALVVGQIAGLPLWLYLSPRWPKTRIMQLAHGLCASGFLLAALGFIALNSATPLIMACAALAGIGLSGVYALIWALLSDAAADIEARLDTSVGGQLFAWAIFLQKAGMGVGAGLFGLALSAAGYEAGATPPIARDVMFAFTLLLPAMGSLICMGLLNMCRSAQTVRQR from the coding sequence ATGTCCACCCCGACGCCCCTTTCCGACCGGCGCCTGCTGATCTATGCCTCGGGCAATTTCGGCAAGAACCTCCTGTGGGGCACGGTCGATATGACCCTGATGTTCCTGCTGACCGACCGGCTGGCTCTGCCGGCGGGACTGGCAGGCGGGCTGATCTTCGCCTCGCTGGTGCTCGACGCGGTCCTCTATCCGTGGGCGGGGTGGCTGACGGACCGGTTGCGCGCGCCGTTGGGTCGTTACGGCCCCTTGATCCTGAGCGGAACACCGCTGGCGGTTCTGGCCTTTTTCGCCCTGTTTACCCTGACAGGTGCGCAGGCCCCCGTCTGGCTTATCGCTACCGCTCTGGCTTTGTTCCGCATCGGTTACGTGGCGCTCGACCTGTCGCACAATGCGCTGCTGACGCTGATTTCCCCGGCGGTGAACGACAACGGACGCATCGCCGTCGCGCGTTTTCTGTTCTCTTCTCTGGCGACCCTGACCCTTGCGGCGGTTTTACCACGCCTGATCCACCCCGCGGCGGACCTCACGGGGCTGGCGGCGATCCTGGCGCTCGGCGCGGGGCTGGCCATCCTCATGGCCTGGGCCTCCGTGCGCTCATGGGACCGCAACACGCCTGTGGCTTCACGACAAAGGGGCGGATTGCGTCTGTTGCTAAACGACCGCCGCACCCTTCTGATTTTGGCGGCCGGCGCGACGGCGTCGCTTTTTCTGCCCCTGTTCAACAAGGCTTGCCTCTATTTCGCCGCGCACTGGATCGGCAATCCCCACCTGACCTCGTGGCTGCTGGGCGCGCTGGTCGTCGGTCAGATCGCGGGCTTGCCGCTGTGGCTCTACCTGTCGCCGCGCTGGCCGAAGACGCGCATCATGCAACTGGCGCATGGCCTGTGCGCCTCGGGCTTTTTGCTGGCGGCACTGGGATTTATCGCTCTGAATAGCGCTACGCCGCTTATCATGGCCTGCGCCGCGTTGGCCGGCATCGGGCTCAGCGGGGTCTATGCGCTGATATGGGCGCTTCTGTCGGATGCCGCGGCGGACATCGAAGCCCGGCTCGATACTTCCGTTGGCGGGCAGTTATTCGCCTGGGCGATCTTCCTGCAAAAGGCGGGGATGGGCGTAGGAGCGGGCCTGTTCGGACTGGCGCTGAGCGCCGCCGGTTACGAAGCCGGGGCAACGCCCCCTATCGCGCGGGACGTGATGTTCGCCTTTACGCTCCTGCTCCCTGCCATGGGTAGTCTGATCTGCATGGGCCTGCTGAACATGTGCCGATCGGCTCAGACCGTCCGGCAGCGATAG